A single region of the Chloroflexota bacterium genome encodes:
- a CDS encoding thiamine pyrophosphate-dependent enzyme: protein MATGDAALATPTEGTRSRAEFGSDYIVEVIRALGIEYAAFNPGSSFRGIHDSLVNFAGQQRPEIIECLHEEISVAIAHGYAKAAGRPMVAIAHNVVGLQHATMAIFNAWVDRVPILVLGGTGPVDPMRRRPRIDWIHTALVQGNLVRDFVKWDDQPPSLAACAESLTRAYKVATTQPTGPVYVCFDTELQEMRVEGELVVPNVSRFGTPTPIAPDPASLERLADLLVAAQRPTIVADMVGREPAAVPALVALAEALGAPIIEVGDRFSVPTTHPLDATGASAEALAESDLVLLLGVQDPYGALTRVDRVRRTTEYVQSRECTVVSIGVNDLLVRSWTGDFQRQVPTDMNVVADTAVALPLLDALVRERLVSRAEARDRFSQRGAAWADRNRARRAQWRQQAAQSTGRSPLALAAVAATVWDVIKAEDWWLVNGSLNGWARRLWDFREPHQYLGGSGGAGLGYGMGAAIGAALAARGTNRLTVNLQADGDFLFTPSALWTAAHHHVPMLAVLHNNRSLYNSEEHGIQIAEYRDRAVENAGVGTKITDPNVDFATLARAYDCHGEGPVTELSELRPALERAIRAVKEQGKTALVDVVCEPR, encoded by the coding sequence ATGGCTACAGGAGACGCAGCGCTGGCGACGCCGACGGAAGGCACGCGCTCGCGGGCCGAGTTCGGATCAGACTACATCGTCGAGGTGATTCGCGCCCTGGGGATCGAGTACGCGGCCTTCAATCCCGGCTCAAGCTTTCGTGGCATTCACGATTCCCTGGTGAATTTCGCGGGCCAGCAGCGGCCCGAGATCATCGAGTGCCTCCACGAAGAGATCTCCGTCGCCATCGCCCACGGGTATGCCAAGGCGGCGGGACGCCCCATGGTCGCCATCGCCCACAACGTCGTGGGTCTCCAGCACGCCACCATGGCCATCTTCAATGCATGGGTGGACCGCGTGCCGATCCTGGTCCTCGGGGGGACCGGGCCCGTGGACCCCATGCGGCGAAGGCCGCGCATCGATTGGATCCACACGGCTTTGGTCCAGGGCAACCTCGTACGCGACTTCGTCAAGTGGGATGACCAGCCTCCCAGCCTCGCCGCGTGCGCGGAGTCCCTCACGCGCGCCTATAAGGTTGCGACGACGCAGCCCACCGGACCCGTTTACGTTTGCTTCGACACCGAGCTGCAGGAGATGCGGGTTGAGGGCGAGCTGGTGGTTCCAAACGTCTCCCGGTTCGGCACGCCGACCCCAATCGCGCCCGATCCAGCGTCGCTCGAACGGCTTGCCGACCTGCTCGTCGCCGCCCAGCGGCCCACCATCGTGGCCGACATGGTTGGGCGGGAGCCGGCCGCCGTCCCGGCGCTGGTGGCGCTGGCCGAGGCCCTCGGCGCGCCGATAATCGAGGTCGGGGACCGGTTCTCCGTTCCGACCACGCACCCTCTGGACGCCACGGGCGCCTCAGCCGAGGCGCTCGCCGAGTCCGACCTCGTCCTGCTCCTCGGTGTGCAGGACCCCTATGGCGCCCTCACGCGTGTCGACCGCGTCCGCCGCACGACCGAGTACGTCCAGAGTCGCGAGTGCACGGTGGTCTCCATCGGGGTCAACGACCTCCTCGTGCGAAGCTGGACCGGGGATTTCCAGCGCCAGGTTCCCACCGACATGAACGTGGTGGCCGATACCGCGGTCGCTCTCCCGCTGCTCGATGCGCTGGTCCGCGAGCGGCTCGTGAGCCGCGCGGAGGCCCGCGACCGATTCTCCCAGCGCGGCGCCGCATGGGCTGACCGGAACCGAGCCCGCCGCGCGCAGTGGCGCCAGCAGGCGGCCCAGTCGACGGGGCGGTCCCCCCTGGCGCTCGCGGCGGTCGCCGCAACGGTGTGGGACGTCATCAAAGCCGAGGACTGGTGGCTCGTCAATGGCTCGCTCAACGGCTGGGCGCGCCGCCTCTGGGACTTCCGCGAACCCCACCAGTACCTCGGCGGGAGCGGCGGCGCGGGCCTCGGATATGGGATGGGAGCTGCCATCGGCGCCGCGCTGGCCGCGCGCGGCACGAACCGACTCACCGTCAATCTCCAGGCGGACGGCGACTTCCTCTTCACCCCCAGCGCGCTCTGGACCGCCGCCCACCACCACGTCCCCATGCTGGCCGTTCTCCACAACAACCGGTCCCTCTACAACTCCGAGGAGCATGGGATCCAGATCGCCGAGTACCGAGACCGCGCGGTGGAGAACGCCGGGGTTGGAACGAAGATCACGGACCCGAACGTCGACTTCGCGACGCTGGCCCGCGCCTACGACTGCCACGGCGAGGGCCCCGTCACCGAGCTGTCCGAATTGAGACCAGCCCTGGAGCGCGCCATCCGCGCCGTCAAGGAGCAGGGGAAGACGGCGCTCGTCGATGTCGTGTGCGAGCCGCGGTAG
- the mutL gene encoding DNA mismatch repair endonuclease MutL — translation MSIRQLSPDVIAQIAAGEVITRAGDAVKELIENAVDAVLARPIRREAGASSELAEDFVRVGRISIEIWDGGYTRIRVADDGCGIAAEDLPAAFRRHATSKIESADDLERLATLGFRGEALAALAAVADVAIVSATEGAPGAQIAAKGGAVGSVVPQARRTGTSVTVDRLFDRVPARRKYQRAASSETAHIGAIVQAYALAYPEIAFALECDARPVLRTSGSGDLRDVATALFGPEVARNLLVLRGPPDEQTGDTVGLSGLIGAPSLHRATRNGIFLTVNRRPVDSRSLTYAIEDGYATQLPIGRHPVALVDICVAPHEVDANVHPTKREVRLLRDRPIFGTVHRAVRATLMEAVGIPTLDVRPTFAATAMPENPLDPAPASLFGAGPPVDPSDPIDRPRLGSLRILGQIALTYIICEGRAGLYLVDQHAAHERVLLERLERAYADRQRAQILLDPVVVDLPRALRGAADEYVAALARLGFDAALFGDGAIIVRSVPSALRARQLDQVLRETHEALDELGAGPDWRERLALLLSCKTAVKAGQRLEMAEMQALLNQLDEAELCATCSHGRPTALLLSHAQLEREFGRR, via the coding sequence ATGTCCATCCGCCAGCTCTCGCCGGACGTCATCGCGCAGATCGCCGCTGGCGAGGTGATCACCCGGGCGGGCGATGCCGTGAAGGAGCTGATCGAGAACGCCGTCGACGCGGTGCTCGCCCGGCCCATCCGGCGCGAGGCCGGCGCTTCGTCCGAGCTGGCTGAGGATTTCGTCCGGGTCGGGCGGATATCGATCGAGATCTGGGATGGCGGCTACACCCGGATTCGAGTCGCGGACGACGGCTGCGGAATAGCCGCCGAGGATCTTCCCGCGGCATTTCGGCGCCACGCAACCAGCAAGATCGAGTCGGCCGATGACCTGGAGCGGCTCGCCACGCTGGGATTTCGCGGGGAGGCGCTCGCCGCCCTGGCCGCGGTCGCCGACGTGGCCATCGTGAGCGCAACGGAGGGCGCGCCGGGCGCGCAGATCGCCGCGAAGGGCGGCGCCGTCGGGTCCGTTGTGCCACAGGCGCGCCGGACGGGGACGAGCGTGACCGTCGATCGCCTCTTCGACCGCGTGCCCGCCCGGCGGAAGTATCAGCGCGCGGCCTCCTCGGAGACCGCCCACATCGGCGCGATCGTGCAGGCATACGCGCTGGCGTACCCCGAAATCGCCTTCGCGCTCGAATGCGACGCGCGCCCGGTGCTTCGGACCTCCGGCTCCGGCGACCTCCGCGACGTCGCCACGGCGCTGTTCGGGCCGGAGGTGGCGCGGAACCTCCTCGTGCTCCGTGGACCGCCCGACGAGCAGACCGGCGACACGGTCGGGCTCAGCGGTCTCATCGGCGCCCCCTCCCTTCACCGCGCGACGCGCAACGGGATCTTTCTCACCGTGAACCGACGCCCGGTCGACAGCCGTAGCCTCACCTACGCCATCGAAGACGGATACGCTACGCAGCTCCCCATCGGGCGCCACCCCGTTGCCCTGGTGGACATCTGTGTCGCCCCGCACGAAGTCGACGCCAACGTGCACCCCACCAAGCGTGAGGTGCGTCTCCTGCGCGATCGACCCATCTTCGGGACGGTCCACCGAGCCGTCCGCGCGACACTCATGGAAGCGGTCGGAATACCAACGCTCGACGTGCGACCAACGTTCGCGGCGACCGCAATGCCGGAGAACCCCCTCGACCCCGCGCCCGCCTCGCTCTTCGGGGCGGGACCGCCGGTCGACCCGAGCGATCCGATCGACCGACCCCGTCTTGGCTCCCTGCGTATCCTCGGGCAGATCGCGCTGACGTACATCATCTGCGAAGGACGAGCCGGCCTCTACCTGGTGGACCAGCACGCCGCCCATGAGCGCGTCCTGCTCGAGCGGCTCGAGCGGGCCTACGCCGATCGGCAGCGCGCGCAGATCCTCCTCGATCCGGTCGTCGTCGATCTGCCACGCGCGCTGCGCGGCGCCGCCGATGAGTACGTCGCCGCGCTCGCTCGGCTGGGCTTCGACGCCGCCCTCTTCGGCGACGGCGCGATCATCGTGCGCTCGGTTCCGAGCGCGCTACGCGCGCGCCAGCTCGATCAGGTGCTCCGTGAGACCCACGAAGCGCTCGACGAGCTTGGGGCCGGGCCCGATTGGCGCGAGCGCCTCGCCCTCCTGCTCTCCTGTAAGACGGCGGTCAAGGCGGGCCAGCGGCTCGAAATGGCCGAAATGCAGGCGCTCCTCAACCAGCTCGACGAAGCAGAGCTGTGCGCGACGTGCTCCCACGGCCGTCCCACGGCGCTCTTGCTCTCGCACGCCCAGCTCGAGCGCGAGTTCGGGCGGCGCTGA
- a CDS encoding tRNA guanosine(34) transglycosylase Tgt: MSPARFAIHAVDGRARTGVLTGRHGSIATPAFVPAGPHSVERRLTPTDIAGVGAAALMVSLYDLTLRSGVDVVASLGGLHRFQGWSGIVIAESGARAIFGSISARSSSTGDTEGAVLRARPPLRRVRLDGLEYVSHVDGSARVLTARGAIVDQERLGVDGMCALADLSGAASPSRARAAVDRSLTWGRDALEARTRSDVWLFGCAVGGTFPDLRHASAAGVASLPFDGFTVDGLPSAPTPLRAELVGVATSALPDDKPRIIVAAELGDLPALAALGCDIVASDAPARLAEAGVVYGASGRLQLLDDAYGDDFRPIHDGCGCAVCVTFTRAYLHHLFVAGELLAPRLAAIHNLAFACNLARAARDAIEAGCLADLCAAVRA; the protein is encoded by the coding sequence TTGAGCCCAGCGCGGTTCGCCATCCACGCCGTCGACGGCCGTGCTCGAACCGGGGTGCTGACGGGGAGACACGGTTCGATCGCCACGCCCGCGTTCGTGCCGGCGGGCCCGCACAGCGTCGAGCGGCGGCTCACGCCGACCGACATCGCTGGCGTGGGCGCCGCAGCCCTGATGGTGAGCCTCTACGATCTCACGCTGCGCAGCGGCGTCGACGTCGTGGCGTCCCTCGGCGGCCTGCATCGCTTTCAGGGATGGTCTGGCATCGTGATTGCGGAGAGCGGCGCCCGCGCCATATTTGGGTCGATTTCCGCACGGTCCTCCTCCACTGGGGACACGGAAGGCGCCGTGCTCCGGGCGCGGCCGCCCCTGCGGCGGGTGAGGTTGGACGGCCTGGAGTACGTGTCTCACGTCGACGGATCCGCTCGCGTCCTCACGGCCCGGGGCGCGATCGTGGATCAGGAGCGGCTCGGCGTCGACGGCATGTGCGCCCTCGCTGACTTGTCGGGAGCGGCCAGCCCCAGTCGGGCGCGCGCGGCCGTGGACCGAAGCCTCACGTGGGGGCGCGACGCCCTCGAGGCGCGCACGCGCTCGGACGTCTGGCTCTTCGGCTGCGCCGTCGGCGGGACCTTCCCGGACCTGCGCCATGCGAGCGCAGCCGGCGTCGCTTCTCTTCCTTTCGACGGCTTTACGGTCGACGGCCTCCCATCAGCGCCGACGCCCCTTCGCGCCGAGCTCGTCGGCGTCGCCACCTCGGCGCTGCCCGACGACAAGCCTCGCATCATCGTGGCGGCCGAGCTGGGCGACTTACCGGCCCTCGCCGCCCTCGGGTGCGACATCGTCGCCTCTGACGCGCCGGCGCGGCTGGCGGAAGCGGGGGTCGTGTACGGAGCCTCCGGGCGGCTCCAGCTGTTGGACGATGCGTACGGCGACGACTTTCGACCCATCCACGACGGCTGCGGCTGTGCCGTCTGCGTGACCTTTACGCGCGCGTACCTCCACCATCTCTTCGTGGCCGGCGAGCTGCTCGCGCCCCGCCTGGCCGCGATCCACAATCTCGCGTTCGCCTGCAACCTCGCACGCGCCGCGCGGGACGCCATCGAAGCGGGATGCCTCGCGGATCTCTGCGCGGCGGTCCGCGCCTGA
- a CDS encoding redoxin domain-containing protein: MLIAAILLALGTVLARQSSGGGSFGVNTAGGPGTLASAVMPDFTLSLVDGATLKASDLEGRPAVLNFWASWCVPCQEEAPLFARMAREYEAENVAFLGISEWDTESDLRAFLARYGVGYKNGVDLGGKTAIEFGVTGIPETFFVRADGSLASRWIGPLDEDQLRKLVREIQT; this comes from the coding sequence GTGCTCATCGCAGCGATCTTGCTCGCCCTCGGGACCGTCCTGGCCCGGCAGTCGTCCGGTGGCGGGTCATTCGGCGTTAACACGGCGGGAGGGCCGGGGACCCTCGCTAGCGCCGTGATGCCCGACTTCACCCTCTCCCTCGTCGACGGCGCGACGCTGAAGGCGAGCGACCTTGAAGGCAGGCCCGCCGTCCTGAATTTCTGGGCGAGCTGGTGCGTGCCGTGTCAGGAAGAAGCGCCGCTCTTTGCCCGCATGGCGCGCGAGTACGAGGCGGAGAACGTCGCCTTTCTCGGTATCAGCGAGTGGGACACGGAGAGCGACCTCCGCGCGTTTCTGGCGCGATACGGCGTGGGCTACAAGAACGGGGTCGATCTCGGCGGCAAAACGGCGATTGAATTTGGGGTGACGGGAATTCCGGAGACCTTCTTCGTCCGGGCGGATGGAAGCCTCGCAAGCCGATGGATCGGTCCGCTCGACGAGGACCAGCTGCGGAAGCTGGTTCGAGAGATCCAAACGTGA
- a CDS encoding heme lyase CcmF/NrfE family subunit, translated as MELTAADLGVAALIAALVAAGCSVLAGALGARSGDELLLRAARNGAFVVAGMIALAAGTLVAAFLTHDFSLAYVVEHSSRSMPVQYIIASFYSGQQGSLLYWALALSVFSAIAIRATFDRLRQMIGYVIAVAMAIEVFFLYILTFVSSPFDRMLAIPADGRGLNPLLYDQGMLIHPPMLLLGYASVGVPYAFAMGALLAGRTDADWMRATRRFALFAWAFLGAGNLLGAWWAYHVLGWGGYWGWDPVENSAIMPWLALTAYVHSVMVQQRRGMLKVWNMALIVATFCLAVQGTFIVRSGVISSVHSFAQSTIGPYFFAFLATVVIGSVAALLARLPSLRDSEQFEGIVSRESGFLLNNVLLVGIAFATYWGTIFPVLSEAVRGTKATVGPPFYRQVNGPLLLGLLLLMGIGPLLPWRKATATQLRRTFVVPLAVAGVATTVMAVLGLREVAAILALAAAVFAAATVASEYWRGIRARMRSTGEWFLPAVRHLIARARPRYGGYLVHLGIAFIAVGVVSSSFYQQSRDVTLPVGGSLTIGRYTLTYQGLTDRTVGDARSVTAQLALSEDGGPSRTVSPGRVFFQNFNDQPATRVAIETERLEDLYLVLTGWGDDGTISLVAIINPMVPLIWFGGVILLVGAFVSLWPERAPAIQRVPIASRGRAGQPLGVSPAPSAPSQPFG; from the coding sequence ATGGAGCTGACCGCGGCCGACCTCGGCGTCGCTGCCCTGATTGCCGCGCTGGTCGCGGCGGGCTGTTCTGTGCTGGCTGGCGCCTTGGGAGCGAGATCCGGCGACGAGCTCCTGCTCAGGGCGGCCCGCAACGGCGCCTTCGTTGTCGCTGGCATGATCGCCCTGGCCGCCGGCACGCTGGTCGCGGCGTTTCTCACCCACGATTTCTCCCTCGCCTACGTGGTGGAGCACTCCAGCCGATCGATGCCCGTCCAGTACATCATCGCCTCGTTCTACAGCGGTCAGCAGGGCTCCCTCCTGTACTGGGCGCTGGCGCTGAGCGTCTTCTCGGCCATCGCTATTCGCGCGACCTTCGACCGCCTCCGCCAGATGATCGGCTACGTGATCGCCGTGGCGATGGCGATCGAGGTGTTCTTTCTCTACATCCTGACGTTCGTCTCGAGCCCCTTCGATCGCATGCTGGCAATCCCAGCAGACGGGCGCGGTTTGAACCCCCTCCTCTACGACCAGGGCATGCTCATCCATCCACCCATGCTCCTGCTCGGCTATGCCAGCGTCGGGGTCCCGTACGCGTTCGCCATGGGCGCCCTTCTCGCCGGGCGCACGGACGCGGACTGGATGCGCGCCACGCGTCGGTTCGCCCTGTTCGCGTGGGCGTTCCTGGGCGCGGGCAACCTCCTGGGCGCGTGGTGGGCCTACCACGTGCTCGGCTGGGGCGGATACTGGGGCTGGGACCCGGTCGAGAACTCCGCCATCATGCCGTGGCTCGCCCTCACCGCCTACGTCCACTCCGTGATGGTCCAACAGCGGCGCGGCATGCTGAAGGTGTGGAATATGGCCCTGATCGTCGCCACCTTCTGTCTCGCCGTCCAGGGCACCTTCATCGTCCGGAGCGGCGTCATTTCGTCGGTCCACTCCTTCGCCCAGTCGACGATCGGCCCATATTTCTTCGCCTTCCTAGCCACCGTGGTGATCGGATCGGTGGCGGCGCTTCTGGCGCGCCTCCCATCTCTGCGCGACAGCGAGCAGTTCGAAGGGATCGTGTCGCGGGAGTCGGGCTTTCTCCTGAACAACGTGCTCCTGGTGGGCATCGCGTTCGCCACCTACTGGGGAACGATCTTCCCGGTCCTGTCGGAGGCCGTGCGCGGGACGAAGGCGACCGTCGGCCCGCCCTTCTACCGGCAGGTCAACGGGCCGCTCCTGCTCGGCCTGCTCCTCCTCATGGGGATTGGGCCCCTGCTCCCGTGGCGCAAGGCGACCGCGACCCAGCTCCGCCGGACATTCGTCGTCCCGCTCGCCGTCGCCGGGGTCGCGACGACCGTGATGGCCGTTCTCGGCCTTCGGGAGGTGGCGGCGATCCTCGCGCTGGCGGCCGCGGTCTTTGCCGCCGCCACCGTCGCATCGGAGTACTGGCGTGGAATCCGCGCGCGTATGCGGTCGACGGGCGAATGGTTCCTGCCGGCCGTCCGCCACCTGATCGCGCGGGCCCGACCCCGCTACGGCGGCTACCTCGTTCACCTGGGGATCGCCTTCATCGCGGTCGGCGTGGTCTCCTCCTCGTTCTACCAACAGTCCCGGGACGTGACCCTGCCGGTCGGCGGATCCCTCACCATCGGGCGCTATACGTTGACGTACCAGGGTTTGACCGACCGGACGGTCGGCGACGCGCGGTCCGTCACAGCGCAGCTCGCCCTGTCGGAAGATGGCGGTCCCTCGCGAACCGTCTCCCCCGGGCGCGTCTTCTTTCAAAACTTCAACGATCAGCCGGCGACGCGGGTCGCCATCGAGACGGAGCGCCTGGAGGACCTGTATCTCGTCCTCACCGGCTGGGGAGACGACGGCACCATCAGCCTCGTCGCCATCATCAACCCGATGGTGCCCTTGATCTGGTTTGGCGGGGTCATCCTCCTCGTCGGCGCGTTCGTGAGCCTTTGGCCGGAACGAGCGCCCGCGATCCAGCGCGTGCCCATCGCGAGCCGCGGACGCGCCGGCCAGCCGCTGGGCGTTTCCCCCGCGCCGTCGGCGCCCAGCCAGCCCTTCGGATGA
- a CDS encoding cytochrome c-type biogenesis protein CcmH, with the protein MSATIMPRASASVAGSRATQRRRPAGNALLGLGLAAIALLMIPSIGRAASGGDMPVDERARQIAQELRCPICEGLSVADSPSQLAVQMRGVIREKLESGESRDEIVRYFVQRYGESILMEPPRRGFTTVAWVAPYLALLATLAFLGWKLRRKPTPASPPVPDDDLAPYLETVDETYELIHDEAIR; encoded by the coding sequence ATGAGCGCGACCATCATGCCCCGCGCCAGCGCGTCCGTCGCCGGCTCGCGAGCGACCCAGCGACGACGACCCGCTGGAAACGCTCTTCTCGGCCTCGGGCTCGCGGCCATCGCGCTCCTCATGATTCCGTCCATCGGCCGTGCCGCCTCGGGGGGCGATATGCCGGTCGATGAGCGGGCGCGACAGATCGCGCAAGAGCTCCGGTGCCCGATCTGCGAGGGGCTGTCCGTTGCCGATTCGCCCTCGCAGCTTGCCGTTCAGATGCGGGGGGTGATTCGGGAGAAGCTGGAGAGCGGAGAGAGCAGGGACGAGATCGTCCGGTACTTCGTGCAGCGATACGGCGAGAGCATCTTGATGGAGCCGCCGCGGCGGGGGTTCACCACTGTCGCCTGGGTGGCGCCGTACCTCGCGCTCCTCGCGACGCTGGCCTTTCTCGGGTGGAAGCTTCGTCGCAAGCCAACGCCGGCCTCGCCCCCCGTTCCCGACGACGACCTGGCGCCGTATCTCGAAACCGTGGACGAGACCTACGAGCTGATCCACGACGAGGCGATTCGTTGA
- the rdgB gene encoding RdgB/HAM1 family non-canonical purine NTP pyrophosphatase, whose protein sequence is MTDGIPGAVAARPDSALLVATTNSGKIREIAALLSVATRRLVSPEDLATHLDVEETGATYADNALLKARAWFAATGMPTIAEDSGLEIDALGGAPGVFSARYLGLPDGPEKNARVLEALREVPPRRRRCRYVCVMALIDEDGTERTFEGRCAGVVALAPAGTGGFGFDPIVRIPRLGRTMAELAEAEKNRISHRARAAARLVRYLQSL, encoded by the coding sequence GTGACGGACGGCATCCCGGGCGCGGTGGCGGCGCGCCCGGATTCGGCGCTCCTCGTCGCCACCACCAACAGCGGAAAGATCCGGGAGATCGCGGCGCTCCTGTCGGTGGCGACTCGCCGCTTGGTCTCGCCCGAGGACCTCGCGACGCATCTGGACGTCGAGGAGACGGGCGCGACCTACGCCGACAATGCGCTTCTGAAGGCCCGCGCGTGGTTCGCGGCGACCGGTATGCCGACGATCGCTGAGGACTCCGGGCTCGAGATCGACGCGCTGGGCGGAGCGCCGGGCGTCTTCAGCGCCCGGTACCTGGGACTCCCCGACGGACCCGAGAAGAACGCGCGCGTGCTGGAGGCGCTGCGGGAGGTGCCGCCACGCCGGCGACGCTGTCGGTACGTGTGCGTCATGGCGCTGATCGACGAGGATGGAACGGAGCGAACCTTCGAGGGGCGCTGCGCGGGTGTCGTCGCCCTGGCGCCGGCCGGCACGGGCGGGTTCGGGTTCGACCCGATCGTGCGCATCCCGAGGCTGGGCCGGACCATGGCCGAGCTGGCCGAGGCGGAAAAGAACCGGATCAGCCACCGCGCGCGAGCGGCGGCGAGGCTGGTTCGGTACCTGCAGTCGCTATAA
- a CDS encoding AAA family ATPase, with protein sequence MNRTLAQQGGDELDRQIDAALDRVGKFVGFWLRVVATLALIAGVFWLVLLSPLSDTIREPVLYLFLMLFQIAFAILFVIVQFAAIFWFLGRGRVYWIMPGETGVGFDDYKGNPEVLELATRIVTLLRGVRQFKQMGGEVHRGMLMVGPPGTGKSYLAQCIATEAGVPFAYASAPSFQNMFFGIGNVRVMMLYGKARKLARKYGACIIFIDEIDAIGGSRGSQMAGAPAGMLGGLFGGAGAGLLNELLLQMDPPPLDESWRARLLRRMGLRARPAERPAVLTIGATNLPEVLDQALLRPGRFDWKISIDPPDFDGRKAVIQYYLDKVSHDPAIPLDRLAMDMIGYTPVAIKYVINEAVVVAHFDGRNVIEYRDLLLATEMYETGLRQPIRSMRAEERRRIAYHEAGHAIALVKRMPRERLVQLTIIRHGGALGYMKPKPVEEIYGYSVDELLANVQVSLAGKAAEQVYLGTEFTGANSDLVTATMLGMGIIGIHGMNGSLYSVATFREPPDAKMKREIEKLLEDQFTKVKLLLAEYRPAADEIVERLMADGDLIGDEVIDIIGRFEEQKYGQRSPETTLQRTEERFLGSIAAPVNGISSPAVASPSSAW encoded by the coding sequence TTGAACAGAACGTTGGCACAGCAGGGCGGCGACGAGCTGGATCGCCAGATCGACGCGGCGCTCGATCGCGTCGGAAAATTTGTCGGCTTCTGGCTGCGCGTTGTAGCGACGCTGGCCCTGATCGCGGGGGTGTTCTGGCTCGTACTGCTCTCGCCGCTGTCGGACACGATCCGCGAGCCGGTGCTCTACCTCTTCCTCATGTTGTTCCAGATCGCCTTCGCGATCCTTTTCGTCATCGTCCAGTTCGCGGCGATCTTCTGGTTCCTCGGGCGCGGGCGGGTCTACTGGATAATGCCGGGCGAGACCGGCGTCGGCTTCGACGACTACAAGGGGAACCCGGAGGTGCTGGAGCTGGCGACGCGGATCGTGACGCTGCTGCGGGGCGTGCGGCAGTTCAAACAGATGGGCGGTGAAGTCCATCGCGGCATGCTCATGGTCGGCCCGCCGGGCACGGGGAAATCGTATCTCGCCCAGTGCATCGCCACGGAGGCCGGCGTCCCGTTTGCCTATGCCAGCGCCCCCAGCTTCCAGAACATGTTCTTCGGCATCGGCAACGTTCGCGTGATGATGCTCTATGGAAAGGCGCGGAAGCTCGCGCGCAAATACGGCGCGTGCATCATCTTCATCGACGAGATCGACGCCATCGGCGGCTCCCGCGGGAGCCAGATGGCGGGCGCGCCGGCGGGGATGCTTGGGGGCCTCTTCGGCGGCGCCGGCGCAGGCCTGCTCAACGAGCTGCTCCTGCAGATGGACCCGCCGCCGCTGGACGAGAGCTGGCGGGCACGGCTCCTCCGGCGCATGGGCTTGCGCGCCCGGCCGGCCGAGCGGCCGGCGGTGTTGACCATCGGCGCCACCAACCTGCCGGAGGTGCTCGACCAGGCGCTTCTCCGTCCGGGTCGATTTGACTGGAAGATCTCTATCGATCCCCCGGACTTCGACGGGCGGAAGGCCGTCATTCAGTACTACTTGGACAAGGTGTCCCACGATCCGGCCATCCCGCTGGACCGACTGGCGATGGACATGATCGGCTACACGCCGGTGGCCATCAAGTACGTCATCAACGAGGCCGTCGTCGTCGCCCACTTCGACGGCCGCAACGTCATCGAGTATCGGGATCTGCTTCTCGCCACCGAGATGTACGAGACGGGCCTTCGACAGCCGATCCGCAGTATGCGCGCCGAGGAGCGACGCCGCATCGCCTACCACGAGGCCGGGCACGCCATCGCGCTGGTGAAGCGGATGCCTCGCGAACGGCTGGTGCAGCTCACGATCATTCGCCACGGCGGCGCGCTGGGCTACATGAAACCCAAGCCGGTCGAGGAGATCTACGGCTACAGCGTCGACGAGCTCTTGGCCAATGTGCAGGTCTCCCTCGCTGGCAAAGCGGCGGAGCAGGTGTATCTGGGGACCGAGTTCACGGGCGCAAACAGCGATCTCGTGACGGCGACGATGCTGGGCATGGGCATCATCGGCATCCACGGGATGAACGGGTCCCTCTACTCGGTGGCGACGTTCCGCGAGCCACCCGACGCCAAGATGAAGCGCGAGATCGAGAAGCTCCTGGAGGATCAGTTCACGAAAGTGAAGCTGCTCCTCGCGGAGTACCGGCCGGCCGCGGACGAGATCGTCGAGCGCCTCATGGCGGACGGGGACCTCATTGGCGACGAAGTCATCGACATCATCGGCCGATTCGAGGAGCAGAAATACGGGCAGCGCAGCCCGGAAACGACACTCCAGCGGACAGAGGAGCGCTTCCTCGGCTCGATTGCTGCCCCGGTCAACGGCATCAGCTCGCCCGCGGTCGCCTCACCCTCGTCGGCATGGTGA